The Xanthomonas sp. DAR 80977 nucleotide sequence CCAGCGGGCCGTCGCGGCGCACCTGGATCCACAGGTTGTCGGCCTGCGCATGGCGCACCGTGTTGGTGATGATTTCCTGTGTGCAGCGCAGCAAGACATGCGCGCGCTCCGGGTCCTCGACGGTCAGCGGCTCCTCCACCTGCAGGTGGATCTGCAGCGCCGGCACCCGTTCGGCCAGCGGCCGCAGGGCCGCCGCCAAGTCGATCGCGCCGCTGTCGCGCAGCTGGCTGACCGCCTCGCGCACGTCGGTCAGCAGCAGCTTGGCCAGGGTATGCGCCTGGTGCACGTGCTCCTGCGCGCGCCCCTCGGTGATGTGGCCGGCCACTTCCAGGTTCAGGCTCAACGCGGTCAGGTGGTGGCCGAGCAGGTCGTGCAGCTCGCGCGAGATGCGGGTGCGCTCGTTGATCCGGGCGCTTTCGGCCAGCAGCGCGCGGGTGGCGCGCAGCTCGGCATTGAGCTGGCGCTGCTCCTCGCGCGCCTGGACCTGCTGCCGCGCGACCAGGCTGGTGACGAAGATGAACATGGAGAAGCCGCCGTACAGCAGCGACTGCATCAGCGCCTCGAACACCGGGAAGCCCATCACCAGGTACACCGGCAGCACCGCCAGCTGGCTCAGCAGCAGCCAGGCCACGCCGGCGCGCACCGGCAGCAGCCACGGGATCACCCCGGCCGCCACCATCATCAGGATGCTGCCCAGCCCGGACCGGTGCAGGTAGCCGACCGCCAGCGCGCACACGGTCAGCAGCACCAGCATGCCGCGGCCGTACCAGCGCGCGCCGGCGCCGCTTTGCAGGCGCCAGGTCAGCAGGAAGTAGCCCAGGCCGAAGCCCAGGTAGCTGGCCAGCAGCAGCCACACCTCGCCGCTGGGCATCCGGCTCGATTCCTCGGCCGGCTCCCAGTACAGGTACAGCAACGGCATGCAGATGACGGCCCAGGTGAACAGGCCGGCATAGCGCAGGACGCGGGCATGACTGAGAGACTCCAACATGCACGCATCTTAGGATGAACGGCGCGCATTGCACTCCCACGGAAGTCATGCATGCGCGGCTCGCCGCCCCGCCCCCCGCGTGCGATAATCCGGCTGGCGGTCCGCATCTGGCCGCGCGCGCATCAGCAACGGAGTCCCAATGTCGATCGTCATCCGCGACGTGCGCGAGCACGAGCTCGATTCGGTCCTGGCCCTGAACAACAACGCCGGACTGGCGATCCTGCCGCTGGATTCGGCCAAGCTGCACCGCTTCTACGAGACCGCAGAATACTTCCGCGTCGCCGAACGCGACGGCAACCTGGCCGGCTTCCTGGTCGGCTTCGGCGCCGACAGCGACCACGACAGCAGCAACTTCGCCTGGTTCCGCGAGCGCTACCCCGCGTTCTTCTATATCGACCGCATCGTGGTGGCCAGCCGCCGCCGCGGCGGCGGCGTCGGCCGCGCGTTCTATGCCGACGTGCAGAGCTATGCCGAGCTGCGCTACCCGCAGTTGGCCTGCGAGGTTTTCCTGGACCATGGCGCGGACGCGGCGCTGCTGTTCCATGGCAGCTTCGGTTTCCGCGAAGTGGGCCAGAACACGATGAACGAGGTGGAGGTGCGTGCCAGCATGCTGTTGAAGGATTTGTGCAGTTACGCCTGGGTCCGCGAGACCTACGGCGACCAGTTGCCCGACCTGCCCTGGGTCGGCCATGCCCGCCGCCTGCAACGGGCGACGCGCCCGACCGGGACCTGAGCGTGTCGTCGGTGAATCTGGATTTCGAGCAGGCAGGCGAACTGAAGATCGGCCAGGTCGGCATCGCCAACCTGCGCATCCGCACCCTGGACGTGGCGCGCCTGACCCAGGAGATGCGCGAGCGGGTGCAGCGCGCGCCCAAGCTGTTCGGCCGCGCCGCGGTGATCATCGATTTCGGCGGCCTGGCGCAGGCGCCCGACACCGCCACCGCGCGCGCGCTGCTGGAAGGCCTGCGCGAGGCCGGCGTGCTGCCGGTGGCGCTGGCCTACGGCACCCGC carries:
- a CDS encoding sensor histidine kinase; the protein is MLESLSHARVLRYAGLFTWAVICMPLLYLYWEPAEESSRMPSGEVWLLLASYLGFGLGYFLLTWRLQSGAGARWYGRGMLVLLTVCALAVGYLHRSGLGSILMMVAAGVIPWLLPVRAGVAWLLLSQLAVLPVYLVMGFPVFEALMQSLLYGGFSMFIFVTSLVARQQVQAREEQRQLNAELRATRALLAESARINERTRISRELHDLLGHHLTALSLNLEVAGHITEGRAQEHVHQAHTLAKLLLTDVREAVSQLRDSGAIDLAAALRPLAERVPALQIHLQVEEPLTVEDPERAHVLLRCTQEIITNTVRHAQADNLWIQVRRDGPLVVIQAHDDGRGCETLLPGNGLRGMRERLSQYGGSLEIDAPQGAGFRLRAAVPSAAALLPPAVPQGVL
- a CDS encoding GNAT family N-acetyltransferase → MSIVIRDVREHELDSVLALNNNAGLAILPLDSAKLHRFYETAEYFRVAERDGNLAGFLVGFGADSDHDSSNFAWFRERYPAFFYIDRIVVASRRRGGGVGRAFYADVQSYAELRYPQLACEVFLDHGADAALLFHGSFGFREVGQNTMNEVEVRASMLLKDLCSYAWVRETYGDQLPDLPWVGHARRLQRATRPTGT